One Triticum dicoccoides isolate Atlit2015 ecotype Zavitan chromosome 3B, WEW_v2.0, whole genome shotgun sequence genomic window, TCATGGGTCGATCTTGAGGCCTCATCTGAATGCACCATAGTCCAACAGTGCACAACTTCCTCTCCAGCTCATGTATCTCAGCAGCAGGAGATATCTCTTCCACTTCTGGTTCAGTTAACCGGTCATAAACCCACGACGGGTAGTACACTTGGCTCGAGCTTGCCGCATTTGGATCAGCATTCCTTCTTCCTCCAGCCATCTCCAGCAGCAGCATCCCAAAGCTGTAAACATCAGACTTGCTCGATACGATGCCGAAGCTACGAGATATCATCTCAGGAGCTATGTACCCAATTGTTCCCCGTAGGGCTCTCGATGGAACAAAACTGTTGTCCCTTGGGTAAAGTTTGGCGAGACCAAAATCAGCAACTTTGGGGACAAAATTGTTGTCAAGAAGGATGTTGTGGGGCTTGATGTCAAAGTGGAGAATCTGCATCTCACAGCCCTGATGCAGGTAGTCGATGCCCCTGGCAATGCCCAAAGCAATCTCAGTGAGCTCATCCCAAGAAAAACTCCTCTCAGTTGAGAAGATGTACTTGTCGAGAGAACCTCGAGGCATGTACTCGTAGACAAGCGCTTGTCTCATTTCCTCCGGGCAAAACCCCAGTAAACGCACCACATTAACATGGTGGATCCTGCCAATGGTAGAAACTTCACTGATAAAATCTTCTCCATTACAGTTGGAGTTACCGTCTAGCATCTTGACTGCGACATGAACATTGCCTGGCAACAGCACACCCTTAAACACAGAGCCGTAGCCTCCCTGGCCCAGCTTATCTCTGAAATGGCTTGTGACTGCGGTGATGTCGGTGTAGGCGTACCTCGTCGGACCGACCATTTGCTGCATTCGTAGGAACTTCTCGACCGCATCGATTGTTATTCTTGTTTTCCAATACTTGTAGGCTAGGAAAATCAACATAGCCAGTGGTGCAAATATGAACCTGCATAGCACTGAATAAACAAGTTTATATATGGTTTAGTGGGTACATGATTGCGCAGATGTGATGATGAACAAACTGCAATTGAGAGCACAAACTCTGAATTACCAGCTAGCCACTTCACAATCCAGAAGACGATTATGATGGAACCGGCAACACCCTGTCCTTGATATCCAGCAGTATAAAATACACAATGCCAGAAAAACCCATCAACCAGAAGACTGTATATAATAAGCGGCTTGATGCCCTCACTCGACACGGGGCTGCAATACCAATACAATAAAGGAATGAAAGAGGGGCTCTTGTCAGTTTCGAGATAAGATAGACAGGTACGAGAAACAAATAGAACCATGGTATACATATCTCAAAATCCTGAACTCACCGTAACATGTCTAGGCATTCCATGACGCTCACCGTAGAATATCTGAAAGGAAACATAACAGCAAATCCAGTCCTCATGGATTTCACAACATCTGTATAACTTGCATTTTCTATCCCGAGACTGTCCCAAGGCCGAGGAATCATGGACAAGTACCCACAAGAAGGCTCGAGATACTCCATTGAATTAGATCGATAACCAGTTAACACATAAACATAAGTATCATTGGTGCTAAGGCAAGCAACAGGCATGTACATAGCATTGTCCTTTACTTCCCGAGAGCATTTAAGAAAGCAAGCCTGACTACTTGAACGGGGTTCCAATTCGACTTCCATGTCGTCATGGTATCTAGAGGGAGGCCGATTCCATCGAGGTAGAGGGCAGTTGTTGTATAAATCCATGTTGGCATCGATGACCCAGAAGGAAGAACCACTTAAGTTGATGTCAGACACATAGTATGTCGCATCGCCGATGTGAATCATAGCCTTGGTATCACTGCAAACCAGCTCATAAGATTGATAGCCGCAGCCAGGTGGATCACTTGCCCGACGAAACGGAGACGATATGTTTCCAAGAAGACCGCACGAGAAAGAAGGACAATCAGGCTGATGGTGCCGCCCTTCCGCCTGATATGCAGCAAGAACTGCAAGCACATACAAGATAGTTAAGATCTTGAGAGCAGTGCGCATCGCCATAGCAGACACACAGACGCACATATGAATGGCTGAATAAGTGAGTGGCTGCCAAAGTAAAAAAATATATAACTCCAAAGAATGGACATTACATGCCAACTAGTGCCTCTACATGACCGTGATGTTTCTGGCTAGGACACTTGGCTACTAGCTGCCAACTAAAGTTGGGTGCATACCACCTACTGGCTCATCTAAGTGATGGTGATGTTCTTGACCAGTGACCTCTTGGTTAACAGAAGAGTCCAATTGTGTTACAATAGCATCCTGTACTGGTCCAATCCTGTCCTAGTCATGGTAACATGGAATTCGGTGCCTTGAGAAAATGACAAATAACAGGGACAAAAAAATGGTATATAAGAAAAT contains:
- the LOC119274311 gene encoding LEAF RUST 10 DISEASE-RESISTANCE LOCUS RECEPTOR-LIKE PROTEIN KINASE-like 2.4, producing MANIEAGVKPAIDHETATLIPNSGSLEGSSRVTKATRLRDDNEVIEIMFDVQHDAAPVQGVRTVAAEAVVAAVMKRYDRSKSIAAVALKGLQFVREKVGSGGWAVVEKRFNHLQVDDVLLRSRFGKCIVLAAYQAEGRHHQPDCPSFSCGLLGNISSPFRRASDPPGCGYQSYELVCSDTKAMIHIGDATYYVSDINLSGSSFWVIDANMDLYNNCPLPRWNRPPSRYHDDMEVELEPRSSSQACFLKCSREVKDNAMYMPVACLSTNDTYVYVLTGYRSNSMEYLEPSCGYLSMIPRPWDSLGIENASYTDVVKSMRTGFAVMFPFRYSTVSVMECLDMLRPVSSEGIKPLIIYSLLVDGFFWHCVFYTAGYQGQGVAGSIIIVFWIVKWLAVLCRFIFAPLAMLIFLAYKYWKTRITIDAVEKFLRMQQMVGPTRYAYTDITAVTSHFRDKLGQGGYGSVFKGVLLPGNVHVAVKMLDGNSNCNGEDFISEVSTIGRIHHVNVVRLLGFCPEEMRQALVYEYMPRGSLDKYIFSTERSFSWDELTEIALGIARGIDYLHQGCEMQILHFDIKPHNILLDNNFVPKVADFGLAKLYPRDNSFVPSRALRGTIGYIAPEMISRSFGIVSSKSDVYSFGMLLLEMAGGRRNADPNAASSSQVYYPSWVYDRLTEPEVEEISPAAEIHELERKLCTVGLWCIQMRPQDRPMMSEVIEMLEGSVDGLQMPSRPFLCDEGHIHAADTYHLSSELTEISKEDTSVNIDV